TGGGACATACAAGTGCTGAaagctttcttcctctcttctggaGAAGCAATGTTGAGGACAGTTCGAATGATCAGGACATAGGAAAGGATGATGAAGACAGAGTCAACTCCAGCAGTGGAGATCAGGACAGTGAGCCCAACTGCACTGTTGATCCTGGTGTCTGTGCATGAGAGCTTCATGATATCTGGGTGGAAACAGTAGGAGTGGCGGAGCACATGACTGCTACAGAAGGACAATCTTTTCAGGAGCACTGCCAGGGGAGTCTGGATTAGGGTTCCCCGAGTGATGATTGCTACTCCAATCCCTACTATTTTAAGGTCAGTTAAGACAGAGGCATATCTAAGAGGGTTAGAAATGGCCACATAACGATCATAAGCCATAGCCAACAGCACTGAGGATTCCATGACAGTGAAGAGTTGAATGAAGAACATCTGTGACAGGCAGGCATTGAAGCTGATCTCCCTGGCATTGAACCAGAATATTCCCAGCATGGTGACCAGAGTAGATATGGAGAGTCCAAGGTCAGTGGTGGACAGCATGGAGAGGAAGTAATACATGGGCTCATGGAGGCTGGGCTGAGTGATAATGGTGAAGAGAATCAGGCTGTTCCCTGACAGTGCAGTTGCATAAAGAAAGCAGAAGGGAATGGAGATCCAGGTGTGGAAGGCTTCCAGCCCGGGCACACCAGTGAGCTGGAAAa
This portion of the Apodemus sylvaticus chromosome 1, mApoSyl1.1, whole genome shotgun sequence genome encodes:
- the LOC127684192 gene encoding olfactory receptor 51F2-like; amino-acid sequence: MSMFQNTSASSIIFQLTGVPGLEAFHTWISIPFCFLYATALSGNSLILFTIITQPSLHEPMYYFLSMLSTTDLGLSISTLVTMLGIFWFNAREISFNACLSQMFFIQLFTVMESSVLLAMAYDRYVAISNPLRYASVLTDLKIVGIGVAIITRGTLIQTPLAVLLKRLSFCSSHVLRHSYCFHPDIMKLSCTDTRINSAVGLTVLISTAGVDSVFIILSYVLIIRTVLNIASPEERKKAFSTCMSHIGAVAMFYIPLLSLSFVHRFGRRAPPYVHTLIANAYLLIPPVMNPIIYSVKTKQIRKAVLNTLHSSMTKP